The window GTCAGTTTATattgaaataaagttttttaCACCAACTAAATGGTTGTTCACAGCCACTAGCTGGTGTACATATGAACTACAATTTCTAGATGTGGGGAGAAACAAATGCTGCTCGAATCATCTGCTCTGCTTCTTCTGTTCCTCATTCACGCTTAGTTATCTTTCacattattcttgtttttttcagtttgctTGCCTGTCTGGGTTTGGGCCTGCTGACCCTGCCCACTGGAAGAGGCTGCCTGCTGTGCTGCTTTCTGCTTTAACATCGTCCAATCAAATGTGTAGTCATATTGGTGGTTCAGGGTCCTGAAAAGAATGCGGAATAGCTGCCTCAGATACATGTAATCTGGGACTTCCTCAAAGCGCAGCCCACGACAGTAGTTCAAGTACATGGCGAATTCTGCAGGAAACCCCTTACATAAAACTTCAACAGGGGTGGACATCTTCTTCTCActaatcttttcatatttttgtttttttgtcataGCCCTTAGTCCTTGCCACGGCAGGCTGGTTctattaaaatacatgaaaacgTAGCCTAAGGATTCCATGTCATCTCGGCGGCTCTGCTCAATACCAAGATGTGCATTGATGCTGGCATATCGGACAGTGCCAATGAGGTGTTTATCTTCTCTGTACGGTATGTGTTGCCTGGTCCTGTTGTCTCTGTACTTTTTGGCCAAACCAAAATCAATAAGGAACAACTTATTACAGTGACGCCCAGTACCCATCAGGAAGTTATCTGGTTTAATGTCTCGGTGTAGAAAATTCTTTGTATGCACGTATTCAATTCTGCTGATCATCTGGTCGGCTAACATAAGTACAGTTTTCATGGTGAACCTTCTTGAACAGAAATTAAAGAGGTCTTCGAGGCTGGGTCCCAGAAGGTCCATGACTAGCACATTGTTGTCTTTTTCCTGACCATACCAGTGCATGTGGGGGATGCCAACCCCACCTTGAAGAATCGTGTAGAGTTTGCTCTCATACAGCAACTGGGGGTGCTTGACCTTCTGAGATTCCAGCTTCACTGCTACGTCCTCGCCGTTGGTGGTGGTGATGCCCAGATAAACGTCTCCAAAGGAGCCAGACCCGATCTTCCGCACCAGTTTGTATTTCCCTCCCACAACGAGTTCGGCTTTGGAGCCGCTGTTGTTTGTCATCCTGAGAGGCAAAGATGGAGGCTGGGCTCAGCCCTGACCCCTCTAGGGGAGGATGGAGGCCTCCGGGGCCCACCGGCCCGCAAGGCTGAGGATGAGGGCTGCTGGAAATGGCCACCGAGGCGTTTCCCGGTGTTACAGGGCGTGGAGTCAGCCTGATCCCTGCAGCACACCAGGATTTCCGCCAGGCCACAGTTTGCGAGGGTTTCTCAAGGTTCCAGGCTGGGCCACCACCTCTTTCTCGGTGGCGGTCGCTGCCTCGCTGTCGTGGCGATGTCGTGGGCTGAGAAAGGGGGCACAGCGAGTTGGGGCAGCAGTACTGCTGCCACCGCTACCAACGGCTGTGGGCCAGAGGGCCCGGTCACGCCGCCGGCGCCGCCATTTTGTTCCTCCACCTCAGCCAACCACAAATCGAGAATTTTTGGAGAAGCTGTTATTGTCTGAGACCTCTGTTAGGTGTTCCACTCATCTCACTCCATTTAAGACAAACTTGCTAGTCTTGTAAGGTAGCTATTATTTTCCCTGATTTGTTGGGTAAGAAAGGCTGAGTCTCAGGTAAGCGGCCTAAGGTTGCAAGAGATTGTGGGCGAGCTGGAATTCAAAACTGCCTAGGCTTAACTCGAAGCTCACCTTCTTTCAACTTAATCGTGCAGAAATGGGAGGCTTTTATAACAAAGATTTTCTTGTTTTCGGGCCCAGTCATTGTCCCATCTACTTCCTTAGCCATCATGTCTCCCTGGGTTAATGCGAGTCGGGGTGCCACCTCTTGAGGTTTTTCTGTGTGATCTCAGTGGTTGCTTCTTTAATGAGTTTAGTCAACAAGAGTTACTTACTGCTAGTTAaattgaaatgtctttttttttttttttaaagcgatccttttgaaattttttcatagAGTGCTTTGAATTTAAATAGGATTCCACAGAGACGTTCTGGCAAAACTGACTAAATGAAGGATTCAAGTAAAATTTAACCAAAATATGGAGAAGAAACAGAAGCCGGCAGTTCTGAGCATTTTCTCAGAAGAACTGGGGCCAGCACTAGCAGAAAAAGCGGTaccatttcaatatttttatgaaaGTTCACATCACAAATAACAAAACCCGTGcgattattttgttttatgaggAGATGGGATAGGAACTGAGTATAATCCTAACGGGGCAGTAGCAACGAATTTGGGGGCCAATGGCagaaaggcaggagagagaggtgcAGCTTTGAAAGCAGGTATTCTCACTTTACTGTCTCACATAAGTTAGTGCTGTTAACTTTTCTGACCTGCATCAATCTATGGCGAGAGAAGGAGCTGGTTTGAGACATAGACGGGCATAGAACATTATAAAgtgctttaaaacatttttaaagtccaCTTCAGACAAATATGTGAGGTGGGTAGCGCAGTATATTACTTGGCTTTGCAGCAGGAACAACTcgcaaatctcagtggcttacaaTGACAAAGTTTATTTATCATTCAGGTTTTATGTAAGCTGTAGATCAGCTGCATCTCTGCTTCCTGTGTCCTCTTTGTTCTAGAATGCAGGCTGAAAGAGCAGCCTCCTTAGGagcatgctgttctcataataaaaGGAGTGGCAAATGTTACATTCCACTGGGCAAAACACATCACATGGCCAGGTCCAAAGACAGTGGGGTGAAAATACATACTCCTACCTCAGGTGGATAGTAATACAGTATACTGCtggcatattttattattatgattgtaCTTCTCATTTTATACAAGTGGAAATCAAGGCATAGAGAGGTTAGATGAATTGCCCAAGACCACACTACAGACAAGTGTCAGAGGCCAATTTGAAACTGAATTCTGACCCAAGGTAGTTACTTTTTATACCGTACCAACTAGAATGGCATTTCTTTCATTTACTCATCCAACTTTGTTGAAATTTGCCTGGAGAACAATTTCCTTTCTAATAACCAAGAATAAAATTTATGTTGTTAACCCACTGCCCATTATGCTTCCTTCCCGTTCAGTCTTCCAGTCAATGGCTTCAACACGAACCTTGAAATTCAAATAATCTCTATGTGAGAGAAGTCACTATTCAAAAAAGTTACAGATAACCCATACATGGACAAAAGCTTGAATCAAAAAATCCCCTTTCAATTCTGGAACTAGAATAGTTTAATTAtagtttatttattgtttactaaGTCCCATACTTTTTTGTACCAGTTAAATAAAGGCACTGTCTATAAAGAAGGTCAAGTGTAACTTATAATGGTGGTTGGGTGAACCTTCACTTACAGGGAAGTTGTGAGCATCTCCAGAATGGGGAGGATCAGTAACTGAAGTGATGATATGACCCTGAATAGCTTCCAATCCAGTCTCCCATGAATTCTCTTACCACAAGCCGGTGGGACTGCGGATTTTTCCCCGAACACATACTCCCTGCATTTTTTCATCTTTGGGTCTTGGCTTATGGTGTTGTTTCCTCAGCCTGAAATGCTTCCAGCCTGCTTTATCTTTCCCATCGCCCAGGTCTAATCCTAATAATCTCAGGGCTCTTCCTTAAATGCTGTTTGCTCCATGAAACCTTTTCCAATCTCCTCAACCAAATATAAATACTCTTTTTAAACCCAAACAACACTTTGCTTAAACTCTTGCATCCCCTCCTACCCTTTTGTCCAAAATTTTTCCATAAAAGATGTGcaacaaatagtttttaaaatggaagtaAATTGAACTACTGTATTTCATAAAGTTTTGTGGACAGTGTGTGGGGTTGATgcattctttatttattcattcattcaacaaatagttattgaatgCCTCCTATTTGCAGGCATGAGTGACTCACCAAAGGTGGCATAGGTAGGTAATGATGGATTCAGAATGGAAATCCAGGATAGCCTGCCTCCAAAGCCAGTACTTTTAACCCCTACATAGACATCAACAGCCAGAGGCTCCTGAACGCTGGGTGGCTTCACTGTTGGGAatatattagttctgtttcttttctttaattgtaTAAAGTATTTTACCAATGCATTTTAAAGCTATGATTTAGCCTTGATTTCAAAATTGcctctaaaataatttctattaatataaGATGACCCCAGTAAAAGTAAAATAACGTATTCTGGGCAGGATTGTACTGGGTAGTATTGTACTGTTTAACAGCCAATTCGGGTTTTGTCAGTCCTGaactttatacaattttttttgtggccctctttaagaaaacaacaacaacaacaacaacaagaacaacaacaaacaggCATGAAATATTTAActtaggaaaagaaatcattgcaATTTACCTGAGTGTTAGAGggtcaagtctttttttttatccCCTAAGCTATCTTGATGCAATTGACCAGAAATTCTTACATAGAAATGCTTCCACATTGCAATCTGACTTCTCCTCCCCACCTGAAATACTTCACAACTCCTGTCCACTCCTAACACTTAGAAGGGACCTTGCAAAGGAGGCTTTATTCACTTCCCTGTAAGTCCGTGTCTGCTTTTGGCAATTAAGAAATGATACTCAAATGGCATTGGTTTTAGtctcatatgaattttggggttaATTTTCTGGGCTTCTTGGTATCTTTTCCCAGGAAATGGAGACACTTTAGTAGAATGGTCATTTGAGACACAAAAAtttcttagttaaaaaaaaaaatttttggctatCAAATTGGGTCGGCAGTTGTCATTACAGAAACCATTTGGCATGAATATAATCTCCTTTTGGAACTATTtaaatagaatacaaaataaatcaaaatatgttcttaaataaataatgctgTCACTAAGGGATTTACTGACATTTATGTGGCTCAAACACTATGTTCAGAATAACATTACCCAGAATCAATCACTTCAATTTTAAAAGATCCTGGAGATGACTAACTTTATAGAAGGATTTAAGTCATTTTTTCCTCAAAGCTTTTTGGAAGTATTGGCACTGCAAAGACAGTGAGACACTATTGGAAATGAGGTTATTTGGTGTAGTATCAAAAATCACAGCAGAGGGCGTCATTGTAATGTgctggatttttctttcttcatgaaagaatattttctccATGGCTCTGCATCTTTCTGTTCACTCATTTTGAAACTTGCAATATgtttatctgaaaaaaagaaaacacttaaatACCAATTTTACTATATTGAGAATGTAGGGTTCAATTTCAGCCTTAAAAATCATTACTTATTTTGTTTGGTTCCCATGAAGTTATTGCAATTCTGGCACCTTTCTGGACTTCCTTCCAGAGCAGTGAGGAGTTGTGTAacctcttttactttttcttgcaGGTTGTCACCTTATTAAGACCATTCAAATTGTTGGCAGATCATTATGTGAACACATTCATTAATTATGTTACTTTATTCAAAGATcagaaaaattacatgaaaacagTTCATGACATCACACTTATTGCATCTTCCAGTTCCTTTCAGTGAATTTTGCTTAAGTTCTAACAGCTATCTACTCTAATACAAAGAAAAAGCTGTAAGTTGTAATTATGTCAGATGTTCAAAATGAATGAGACTAAGTATAAATGATTCATTAATTTaggttgttttaattattttatggatTCATCTTGTGATTAGTTTGACTGTGATTAGGGTGAACAATGGATTGGAAAATAAAAGGATTGGCTGAACTACAGTTTAGTGCATCCTGAATGTGCATACACAGGCTTGCACTTAATCCCAGTGAAGTTCCTTTTTGACAATTTTGTCTAAGAGAGAGCATCTCCAGCAgagtacaaatattttttataactctGGGTTCTGCagtcaaatatatttatttttcaagtctcAACCTGGTTCCTTATAATTATGTTCAcagagatatttaattttatccaaTCATCATACACTCTAACAGTACATGTCTAGcatcctgtttttttaaaaacagtagtCCTAATGATCTGTCAGAAAAGACATATTTTTGAGATAAAGGAGTTTCTAAATAATGAATTATTGTTTAGTACCAGCTTTTGGAATCCTTACATTTTAAGGAActtgaataatttaaatattagataATGTAACTCCTCATAAAAACAGTGTCTAGACAAGGGCCAATATTGCATTGAGATTggatgaacattttattttgcatataattgttgtctataaaacaaaatactaataataatggCTACCAGTTAGACAATTTAGAACATGTCTTACTATTTACCTTTGTGGTAAAACAttgcatgttttaatttttttctaataaaatattatacaataaCAAAACTGGACAATATTGTGAAAAACAACCATTTCAGGGCTCTTGAAATTCACCAAAGGCATACAACAAATTGAGAAGCAATTATTCACAAAAAAATGCTGAATGTAAGTTAGTAGGAGCAGTGGGAGTCTATGGTATTCTTATCTGGGGCTTCTCCTATCCATGTCTTCTGTACCCCATTCCCAAGGTGGATCTGTTGAGAAGTTTATGAGAGCACTGCTGAATATGAAAACCAGCAGCTTCCCTGCCAAAGGGGGATCATTCGGTTTGGCGCACAGTGTGGAAAAACTTCACACCCAGTGGTGTTGTCAGTAGAAATAGTGATCTTTGTggcaaatgaaaggaaaagactAGCTGTTCAGGTAGTCTGAAGTTACAGTCTTGGTTGCGGCAAACAATGGACTCGTAGACAAGCCTGGAAGTTAACAGGGAGATCTGAGAAATGATAGCCTTGGAGGGCCTTGCTAAGTTCTCCATGTATCTATGCAGGGGAGACTATGAGAGAATCCAAATAAGCCACATATCTTTGGCTAAGTGTGAGACAGGCCACAGAGGAGGTGCCACCAGAAGGCCTGGTGAGAAGTAATAGCCAAAGTCAACTTGACAACTGATTGAGTGAGTCAATGgcaaaactttctttggattattTAACTGGTATTAAAAGACTATGCAAGGATTTtacagtttcttttatttttgtaaattcttcataaattttaaattctaatttattggaatatattctaatttattgGAATATATTCTAATATGAAGGAATACATATATTCCTTCATAATAATTAGGAATAATTTAGGAATACACTAGAATGgggaaatgttttttaatttctgaattgtGACTCTCTGAGCTCATTCCCCATCTATAGATTAGAGCTCTTTATTGGCTTtactactttttttaattttagaggaATAATATCTATGAGAACCTTGCAATATTAATAGTAGcttacatttattgaacacctattataAGGCAGACATTGTGCTGTGACTTTACACAcattttatgtcatttaattctcatactGGCTTTATGGTGATGTTATTCCCTTTCTGGGTGCGGAAATTGGAGCTTAAGCAAAATAACTTTTCCAAGGTTATAACAGCTAAGAAGTGAAGTATGTGGAATGCACCTTGGCAGTCTGATTCCTGAACTCAGATCCTTAAATACTATGCTATGTTTTCAGATGATGGTGCTATAGAATACAGAATATTTTTCTATGACTATAATAACATAATCTGATAGCAATTAAATTACCTTATGTAGAGTTATTGGTACATTAAGCAGgttttatatttcagtttttttaaaagaaaaccttcaTATCAAAGAGAATTTCAAACAGGTACAGAAGTAGATAATAATGTAATGATCCTTCATGTACCCTTCACACAGCTTTGAATACTTTTTATAAGTGCTAAAATTACTGCTATCTATGCTAAACTTTGCtgcaaaaaggaaatattatagaCCAATTTTTTGTACAGTGAGCATCAGTAACTGTTAATTTTGCAACTAAAATGTTCAATAATGGATTTTACTAACTCATTACTTTGTgagtatttccttttaaaataggcACACTAAGGCCAGaccctgtggctcatgcctgtaatcctaacactttgagaggctgaggcaggaggatcacttgagcttgagtttgagactgcagtaagctatgatggcaccagtgcactccagtctgggcaatagagtgagaccctatctctacaaaaataaattaattaaaaaataagtaaattgaaTAAAATAGATACAATACGTTTTTAAAAGTAGACAACTCTGTGCAAACAACATGAAGAGTACAAGGAGGAGAGGGTTGTAAATATTCTGTGGCTATTTGGCATAATGGAGCAAATGACTGGAACGTAGCAGGGTAGAGCTGTGGAATTTGGTTTACTCATCCTCTGTTTCTTTAAGATGCTGCCTATGGACCTCTACGGGTCTCCCAGCCTCTGTCATGTGACCCCGGGCTAGTCATCttcttttaaagacttttttttttttttctgagaagttttaggttcacagcaaaattaagcagaCAATACAGAGTTCCCATATCCTCCCTACCCCCTGCCAGCCATGCATAGCCACCCTCACCATCAACATTTGGCACCAGAGTGGTACGTttattacaattgatgaaccattCATACCTcattatcactcaaagtccatggtttacattagggttcactcttggtgtttgTCATACATTCTgtgagtttggacaaatgtacaGTGATGTGTACTTACCATTAAAATACCATAAACagtagtttcactgccttaaTAATCTGG of the Homo sapiens chromosome 13, GRCh38.p14 Primary Assembly genome contains:
- the CSNK1A1L gene encoding casein kinase I isoform alpha-like; translated protein: MTNNSGSKAELVVGGKYKLVRKIGSGSFGDVYLGITTTNGEDVAVKLESQKVKHPQLLYESKLYTILQGGVGIPHMHWYGQEKDNNVLVMDLLGPSLEDLFNFCSRRFTMKTVLMLADQMISRIEYVHTKNFLHRDIKPDNFLMGTGRHCNKLFLIDFGLAKKYRDNRTRQHIPYREDKHLIGTVRYASINAHLGIEQSRRDDMESLGYVFMYFNRTSLPWQGLRAMTKKQKYEKISEKKMSTPVEVLCKGFPAEFAMYLNYCRGLRFEEVPDYMYLRQLFRILFRTLNHQYDYTFDWTMLKQKAAQQAASSSGQGQQAQTQTGKQTEKNKNNVKDN